In the genome of Nyctibius grandis isolate bNycGra1 chromosome 23, bNycGra1.pri, whole genome shotgun sequence, the window TGCTATTGTGCTCCAGAGCACACAGTAGTATAAAGGCAGACCCCCCACTTGGAAAagatagaaacagaaaaaaatacaggaaattctaCGAAGattaaaggtgttttttttttttttagaatagtGTTTCTGAGTGTTTGTTTGCAAGCTTCCTGGATAAGTGTTGTCATAGGAAAATTTTTGCATAGAACAGTTAATGGCATTGAAGAAGTATAAAATTGGCTGGcttatttatgtttaaaaaaaaaaaaatcctcacacCTCAGTAAGGAACAGTGTCTTTTTCTAGATTTTCTTGAATTTTGTGGTATTGTAACAAATAGCGTAAAAAGCCTTAAGAAAAATGGTGGTTTTCATTAAAGTTCCATAAAAGTCTTACCATTTTCTAACcttaattaaaagcaattaaattagGGTTAGACAATCATGTACTAATATTATTCCAAGTTATATTCTGTGTTTATAGAAGCaagtctctgctgctttcttgggttttttcttttttttttttctgaaataacattATAATAATGGAATAATCTGGATTTTTCTCAAAAGGCACAAGGAGGATTGGTGAACTACGAGCAGTACACaggtaaaaaaaacctttttttttttttttaataccctgcaataagattttaaaagttaattgtAAGAGTAGCCTCCAAAAGGactcaatttattttcttttcagcagagctgaagagcATACTGGGTCACAGTGGCAAAAGAAAGGCTCCCGAGCTCCTTTCTGATGGACCTTCTTTCAAACGCCAAGCTAATGTTCACCCCCACCTCCTGGTAAGCTTGTAGTaattttttctgtgcctttatttttcagtttgctttgtgTGATCAGAAACCGCCAGATACAATTATACCTCTAACTTTCTGGGGCTCattctgactttcttttttttttcctgacagacaCCACCCCAGACCCCCACTTCTATGGATAACATGGAGGACACGCATAAAACCGACCCAAAGCACGACAGCAATTCTGATCTTCTTCAGAACATTATAAATATCAAGAACGAGTCGAGCCCTGTTTCTCTGAACACGGTGCAGGTTAGCTGGTTGCACCCTGTCTCAAATCACAGCTCTCCTGTTGAGCAGTACCAGGACAGCCCGGGAACACAGGCTTTCTCCTCGTCCCAGAAGTACCCGGTGTTCCAAGATCACACCTCCCAGCACATGCTGGATCCGCCGCAGCATTACCAGTTCCCTTCGTCGCAGAACCAGGATTTGTCACAGAGCTATCCTACGGATGCCTCCCTGGAGTACAGGCTGTTTGCTGCCAATGACCAGTCTCCTGGCTGCCAGCAGAACGCCTTTGACAGCCATGAACTGCAGTACTGCCCATCGCAGagcttctcctctctcttgAATGATTCTGAAGGCTCAGAGGGCATCTCCACGTCTCTCCAGCCGCTGACCAGTGCCCACCCGCAGGCTGATGTCAGCCCCCACGCTCCGAACTTCAGCTTGCTTTCCAATAACATCTGTGGTAGTCTGGAGCGCAGCGTCTCTTTGGCTACTTTGAATGTCTCTCCACCTGACCAAAGCATCGCCAGAAGCACAACGCAGCTGGGCAAGTCGTTTTTTCAATGGCAAGtggagcaggaggaaaacaaactggCAAACATCTCTCAAGACCAGTTCCTTGCAAAAGATGCGGATGGAGACACGTGAGTGCTGTTTATCTCTGGTTTTGATGTGGGAGGTTGGGGAAtatttctgtttgggttttgggggacCACGGGGTTGTAACGGAAGCTGTTCATTAGCAGTGCTTGTGTCCTGAGTGCAGTGGTTTTGCTAATCAAATGAAATGCGTGGTCTTGCTGATGGGCTGCAATGCAGCATATTGAATAGATAAGGTGTTTGTATCATCTGATTTAACGTACTTATTGTTAGACTTTTATGTAGtaactggggagaaaaagattCTAATTTAGATGCTTTAAGTTGCCCTGTGAAGAAGGTGCCTGTATTCTTGATTTAGTCACCCAGAGGAGGTCTGAAGCTGGCAGCATAACACCACTCCCATGTGTTTGCATCTCTGTAGTGACTTGAGCCCTGGTTTGTGTGGTGGTGTAACTCTGTGTTTCCCCTCTttcctgcagcttccttcaCATTGCAGTTGCCCAGGGCCGACGAGCTCTCTCCTATGTTCTTGCGAGGAAGATGGCTGCCCTGCACATGCTGGATATTAAAGAGCACAACGGCCAGGTGAGGTTCTCAAAGGCTTTGCACCTGCTTTGTGCACCTGAGTGCTCTGTGTGTCTAGACCTTGAGGAAGATGTGGTGAAACGCTTATTTAATATTAACCCCTGAGATTTAGCCTGCATACTAATATTAACCTTGAGCTATTAATGCTTCTTGGGATCACCTTGAGCTGGTAAAACTATGCGCTCTGCTTCATTTGTCCTGGCTTCCTGGTGTCCATAATCACTGTTTAAATAATAGCAGGTAGATaggctttttatttgtttta includes:
- the NFKBIZ gene encoding NF-kappa-B inhibitor zeta, yielding MAGGKQHRGPFQGVRVKNSVKELLLHFRSSKQMCSGSAAEEGKAQGGLVNYEQYTELKSILGHSGKRKAPELLSDGPSFKRQANVHPHLLTPPQTPTSMDNMEDTHKTDPKHDSNSDLLQNIINIKNESSPVSLNTVQVSWLHPVSNHSSPVEQYQDSPGTQAFSSSQKYPVFQDHTSQHMLDPPQHYQFPSSQNQDLSQSYPTDASLEYRLFAANDQSPGCQQNAFDSHELQYCPSQSFSSLLNDSEGSEGISTSLQPLTSAHPQADVSPHAPNFSLLSNNICGSLERSVSLATLNVSPPDQSIARSTTQLGKSFFQWQVEQEENKLANISQDQFLAKDADGDTFLHIAVAQGRRALSYVLARKMAALHMLDIKEHNGQSAFQVAVAANQHLIVQDLVSLGAQVNTTDCWGRTPLHVCAEKGHAQALQAIQKGAMGSNQYVDLEATNYDGLTALHCAVLAHNAVLHELQNSRPPHSPEVQELLLRNKSLVETIKTLIQMGASVEAKDRKSGRSALHLAAEEANLELIRLFLELPNCLSFVNAKAYNGNTALHVAASLQYRVSQLDAVRLLMRKGADPSARNLENEQPVHLVPDGLVGEQIRRILKGKAIQQRVSPF